A genomic segment from Nodularia sphaerocarpa UHCC 0038 encodes:
- a CDS encoding RNA polymerase sigma factor, RpoD/SigA family, whose protein sequence is MAIVNTKTENHNTKFTADMVRTYLREIGRVPLLTRDEEIIFGKQVQQMMTLLDAKQALAKQLDHEPSLPEWAAHVNLPETEVTQTVAQGKRAKQKMIEANLRLVVAIAKKYQKRNMEFLDLIQEGTLGLERGVEKFDPTRGYKFSTYAYWWIRQAITRAIAQQGRTIRLPIHITEKLNKIKKVQRELAQKFGRSPTPTEIAHELELEPMQIREYLNMARQPVSLDVKVGDNQDTELQEMLEDEGPSPEYYTTQEFLRQDLNNLLAELTPQQRQVLALRFGLEDGNEMSLAKVGERLNLSRERVRQLEHQALAHLRRRRAHVKEYVAS, encoded by the coding sequence ATGGCTATTGTTAACACCAAAACTGAAAACCACAATACCAAGTTCACGGCTGATATGGTAAGAACCTATCTGCGGGAAATTGGTCGTGTACCCTTGCTAACTCGAGATGAAGAGATTATTTTTGGGAAGCAGGTACAACAGATGATGACGCTTCTGGATGCTAAACAAGCTTTAGCGAAGCAGCTAGATCATGAACCAAGTTTACCAGAATGGGCTGCCCATGTTAACTTACCGGAAACAGAGGTAACACAGACTGTAGCTCAAGGTAAACGAGCCAAGCAAAAGATGATTGAAGCGAACCTGCGCTTGGTTGTGGCGATCGCCAAGAAATACCAAAAGCGCAACATGGAGTTTTTGGATTTGATCCAAGAAGGAACTCTAGGTTTAGAACGGGGTGTGGAGAAGTTTGATCCCACAAGGGGTTATAAGTTTTCCACCTATGCTTACTGGTGGATTCGCCAAGCGATTACTCGCGCGATCGCACAACAAGGACGCACCATTAGATTACCGATTCATATCACCGAGAAACTGAACAAAATCAAAAAAGTGCAGCGAGAACTGGCTCAAAAATTTGGGCGATCGCCGACACCTACTGAAATTGCTCACGAGCTAGAACTAGAGCCGATGCAGATTCGCGAGTATCTTAACATGGCTCGTCAACCAGTGTCGTTGGATGTGAAAGTCGGCGATAACCAGGATACTGAATTGCAAGAAATGCTCGAAGATGAAGGACCATCTCCAGAGTATTACACCACCCAAGAATTCTTGCGTCAAGACCTGAATAACTTGTTAGCAGAACTCACCCCGCAACAACGACAAGTTCTAGCCCTGCGCTTTGGTTTAGAAGACGGTAACGAAATGTCTTTAGCCAAAGTCGGCGAACGCTTAAATCTTAGCCGTGAGCGCGTCCGCCAGTTAGAACATCAAGCTCTTGCTCATTTGCGCCGTCGTCGCGCCCATGTCAAAGAGTACGTTGCTAGCTAA
- a CDS encoding deoxyhypusine synthase family protein, producing MTRTISQFIEENFLHFNAAALVDAAKAYKAHLEDNGKMMITLAGAMSTAELGISLAEMIRQDKVQIISCTGANLEEDIMNLVAHNHYKRVPNYRDLGPEDEWQLLEQGFNRVTDTCIPEEEAFRRIQKHIFQQWKEANDTGERYFPHEFMYKMLLSGDMEQYYQIDPKNSWMLAAAQKGLPIVCPGWEDSTMGNIFASYCMKKELQPSTMKSGIEYMMWLADWYKENSEGRGVGFFQVGGGIAGDFPICVVPMLYQDLEMTDIPFWSYFCQISDSTTSYGSYSGAVPNEKITWGKLDKNTPRFVVESDASIVAPLMFAYILEQ from the coding sequence ATGACTCGGACTATTTCTCAATTTATCGAAGAGAATTTTTTACATTTTAACGCCGCCGCCCTGGTGGATGCAGCCAAAGCATACAAAGCCCATCTTGAAGATAACGGCAAGATGATGATTACTCTAGCTGGGGCAATGAGTACAGCCGAATTGGGGATATCTTTAGCAGAAATGATTCGTCAGGATAAGGTGCAGATTATTTCCTGTACCGGGGCGAATCTGGAAGAAGATATTATGAACTTAGTCGCCCATAATCATTATAAGCGTGTCCCTAACTATCGAGACTTAGGCCCCGAAGATGAATGGCAACTTCTGGAGCAGGGTTTTAATCGGGTTACTGATACTTGCATTCCTGAAGAAGAGGCTTTTCGCAGAATACAGAAGCACATTTTCCAACAATGGAAGGAAGCAAATGACACAGGGGAAAGATATTTTCCTCATGAGTTTATGTATAAGATGCTTCTTTCTGGTGATATGGAACAATATTATCAGATAGATCCTAAAAATAGCTGGATGCTGGCGGCGGCGCAGAAAGGATTGCCAATTGTTTGTCCTGGTTGGGAAGATTCCACTATGGGCAATATTTTTGCTTCCTACTGCATGAAAAAAGAACTTCAACCCAGCACAATGAAGTCGGGAATTGAATATATGATGTGGCTGGCGGATTGGTATAAAGAAAATTCTGAAGGTAGAGGGGTGGGATTTTTCCAAGTTGGTGGGGGAATTGCGGGGGATTTTCCCATTTGCGTTGTCCCGATGCTTTATCAAGATTTGGAAATGACCGATATTCCATTCTGGTCTTATTTCTGTCAAATCTCCGATTCCACTACGAGCTATGGTTCTTATTCTGGGGCAGTACCGAATGAGAAAATAACTTGGGGTAAGTTAGATAAAAACACACCCCGCTTCGTTGTGGAATCTGATGCCAGTATAGTTGCTCCTTTAATGTTTGCCTATATTCTGGAACAATAA
- a CDS encoding lipocalin-like domain-containing protein, with product MNKKNFVGTWKLVSWETKSADGKIIHPFGENPIGYITYTESGYMSATIMKPHRLNIEVSSADLMNARRIFLKPWLLITAGKYIKAIIRYLQASANYVSYSGKYEIQAETVIHDVEVSLIPDWIGTKQEREFKFIGDKLVLVTPPIGGNPQSLTWERV from the coding sequence ATGAACAAAAAAAATTTTGTCGGAACTTGGAAGCTAGTATCTTGGGAAACTAAATCTGCTGATGGTAAAATTATTCACCCATTTGGCGAAAATCCCATTGGTTATATTACATACACCGAATCAGGTTATATGTCTGCAACAATTATGAAACCCCATCGCCTCAATATTGAGGTTTCCTCAGCAGACCTGATGAATGCTAGAAGAATATTCTTAAAACCCTGGCTTTTAATCACTGCCGGCAAGTATATTAAAGCAATTATCAGATATCTTCAAGCATCTGCTAACTATGTTTCTTATAGTGGTAAATATGAAATCCAAGCAGAAACAGTGATTCATGATGTGGAAGTGAGCCTCATACCTGATTGGATTGGAACAAAGCAGGAACGTGAGTTCAAATTCATCGGCGATAAGCTGGTATTAGTCACCCCACCCATAGGTGGAAATCCTCAATCTTTAACCTGGGAGCGCGTCTAA
- a CDS encoding universal stress protein: MFKTVLFPIDQSREAREAADVVTNVVQKYGSRLVLLSVVEEASADAPSPDPMVSSEVVSKLLENAQALFSQQGITTEILERQGKPAFTICDVADDIGADLIIMGCRGLGLTEEGASDSVTTRVINLSPCPVLIVP; the protein is encoded by the coding sequence ATGTTCAAAACAGTACTATTTCCAATTGATCAAAGCCGAGAAGCGCGGGAAGCGGCTGACGTTGTTACCAACGTTGTGCAGAAGTACGGTAGTCGTTTGGTGCTGCTGTCTGTGGTGGAAGAAGCGTCGGCAGATGCACCGAGTCCAGATCCAATGGTATCCTCAGAAGTTGTCTCCAAATTGCTGGAAAATGCCCAAGCTTTGTTTTCCCAGCAAGGAATTACAACCGAAATTCTGGAAAGACAGGGGAAACCAGCTTTTACTATCTGTGATGTAGCTGATGACATTGGGGCGGATTTAATTATCATGGGCTGTAGAGGCTTAGGTTTGACTGAGGAGGGCGCAAGTGATAGTGTTACAACCCGTGTAATTAATCTTTCACCTTGTCCAGTGCTGATTGTTCCTTAA
- a CDS encoding group II intron maturase-specific domain-containing protein, with the protein MFHPRFSHSQVVAGIGERIDWYENVFPIPENQYEPFPYKEYDSNLYNLHDLIWELRSLKNYILSPQEALIKDLNPVIRGWSYYYKASDIGTVGELWRQDNLTYLKLCRWAKRRTLNVKTAHRLYWRPIGDRNWVFATKGDDPKKLILHTEFATDSNNLL; encoded by the coding sequence TTGTTTCATCCACGATTTTCTCATTCACAAGTCGTTGCGGGAATAGGTGAACGAATTGATTGGTACGAAAATGTTTTTCCTATCCCAGAAAATCAATACGAACCATTTCCCTATAAAGAGTATGATTCAAATCTCTACAATCTGCATGATCTAATATGGGAATTACGTAGCTTAAAAAACTACATATTATCGCCACAAGAGGCACTCATTAAAGACCTTAATCCTGTAATTAGGGGCTGGAGTTATTACTATAAAGCCTCCGATATTGGCACTGTAGGAGAACTATGGAGACAAGATAATCTGACATATTTAAAACTTTGCAGATGGGCAAAACGTCGCACTCTTAATGTCAAAACAGCCCATCGCTTATATTGGCGACCAATCGGCGATAGAAATTGGGTATTTGCGACAAAGGGGGATGACCCTAAAAAGCTAATTTTACACACAGAATTTGCTACCGATAGCAACAATCTTTTATGA
- a CDS encoding phosphoglycerate kinase: protein MSKKTLANLSAADISGKRALVRVDFNVPLDDQGNITDDTRIRAALPTIKDLMQKGAKVILASHFGRPKGVDDKLRLTPVAQRLSELLGQEVVKTDDCIGDAVAAQVGALQNGQVLLLENVRFYKEEEKNDPEFAKKLAANADFYVNDAFGTAHRAHASTEGVTHYLSPSVGGYLIEKELQYLQNAIENPQRPLVAIIGGSKVSSKIGVIETLLEKCDKLIIGGGMIFTFYKARGLSVGKSLVEEDKLELAKTLEAKAKERGVALLLPTDIVSADKFAPDANATTVSIENIPADGMGLDIGPDSIKVFQAALADCKTVIWNGPMGVFEFDKFAAGTEAIAHTLAEISKTGTTTIIGGGDSVAAVEKVGLADQMSHISTGGGASLELLEGKILPGIAALDEA, encoded by the coding sequence ATGTCCAAAAAAACTTTAGCAAATTTATCTGCTGCTGATATCTCAGGTAAACGTGCCTTAGTCCGGGTTGATTTTAACGTGCCTTTGGATGACCAAGGAAACATCACAGACGATACTCGCATTCGCGCTGCACTGCCCACCATCAAAGATTTGATGCAAAAAGGAGCTAAAGTAATTTTAGCCAGCCATTTTGGTCGTCCCAAGGGTGTAGATGATAAGTTGCGTTTGACCCCAGTGGCTCAACGTCTCTCGGAATTGCTAGGTCAAGAAGTCGTTAAAACTGATGACTGTATTGGCGATGCAGTTGCTGCCCAAGTTGGGGCTTTACAAAATGGACAAGTTCTGTTATTGGAAAATGTTCGTTTTTACAAGGAAGAAGAGAAGAACGACCCAGAATTTGCGAAGAAACTGGCAGCTAATGCTGATTTTTATGTAAATGATGCCTTTGGGACTGCACACCGCGCCCATGCTTCTACTGAAGGTGTAACTCACTACTTGAGTCCTTCCGTGGGTGGATATTTGATCGAGAAGGAATTGCAGTATCTGCAAAACGCCATTGAAAATCCCCAACGTCCTTTGGTAGCGATTATTGGCGGTTCCAAAGTTTCCAGCAAAATTGGTGTGATTGAAACTCTGCTAGAGAAGTGCGACAAACTCATCATTGGCGGTGGGATGATTTTCACGTTCTACAAAGCCCGTGGTTTGAGTGTTGGTAAGTCTTTGGTGGAAGAAGACAAACTAGAACTAGCCAAGACTTTGGAAGCTAAAGCCAAAGAACGTGGTGTGGCTTTACTGTTACCCACAGATATCGTTTCAGCAGATAAGTTTGCTCCCGATGCTAATGCGACAACTGTCAGCATTGAAAATATTCCTGCTGACGGTATGGGTTTGGATATTGGCCCCGACTCGATCAAAGTCTTCCAAGCAGCTTTGGCTGACTGTAAGACCGTGATTTGGAACGGGCCAATGGGTGTGTTTGAGTTTGATAAATTTGCCGCAGGTACAGAGGCGATCGCCCATACTCTGGCGGAAATTAGCAAAACCGGTACAACCACAATCATCGGTGGTGGTGACTCAGTGGCGGCTGTGGAAAAAGTTGGTTTAGCTGACCAAATGAGCCACATCTCCACCGGTGGCGGCGCTAGCTTAGAGTTGCTCGAAGGTAAGATATTACCTGGAATTGCCGCTTTAGACGAAGCGTAA
- a CDS encoding LysM peptidoglycan-binding domain-containing protein, whose protein sequence is MTEYTVQSGDTLSKIAEKFYGDGSEASWRKIYEANRDRIGNDPNQITVGMRLIIPGVNQPQPKPGASKGNFRDMLEALGAFESGLPAGNPGQYQVENTLGFIGKYQFGEALLIDLGYYNTSNPYIGGGNGVDKNYWRGTWTGKSNIDSKSKFLNSPNVQEACIREAFALNWQRINDTLRQQGKSIDNYLGQQKTFNHNGGSKTITITISGILAGAHLRGAYGLANLLLKNEVTSDEFGTSILRYVDDFGGYDVKPEDFSNPIF, encoded by the coding sequence ATGACCGAATATACCGTACAAAGTGGTGATACCCTATCCAAAATTGCTGAGAAATTTTATGGCGATGGAAGTGAAGCATCTTGGAGAAAAATTTACGAAGCTAATCGCGATCGCATCGGCAATGACCCCAACCAAATCACGGTAGGGATGAGACTTATCATTCCTGGAGTTAATCAACCTCAACCCAAACCTGGTGCGAGCAAGGGTAATTTCAGGGATATGCTAGAAGCATTAGGTGCATTTGAATCAGGATTACCAGCAGGAAATCCAGGGCAATATCAAGTAGAAAATACACTTGGTTTTATTGGTAAATACCAATTTGGAGAAGCACTACTGATTGACCTTGGTTACTACAACACTTCTAATCCTTATATCGGTGGAGGAAATGGAGTTGACAAAAATTATTGGCGCGGTACATGGACAGGAAAGAGCAATATTGATAGCAAATCAAAGTTTCTGAATTCGCCTAATGTTCAAGAAGCCTGTATTCGTGAGGCTTTTGCTCTGAATTGGCAACGTATTAACGATACCCTCAGACAGCAGGGAAAGTCAATCGATAATTATCTGGGGCAACAAAAAACATTTAATCATAATGGAGGGTCAAAAACCATCACAATCACCATCTCTGGCATTTTAGCAGGGGCACATCTCAGAGGTGCCTATGGACTAGCAAATCTTTTGCTTAAAAACGAAGTAACTAGTGATGAATTTGGCACTTCTATTCTGCGGTATGTAGATGATTTTGGTGGTTACGATGTTAAGCCAGAAGATTTTTCAAACCCTATTTTTTGA
- the cobO gene encoding cob(I)yrinic acid a,c-diamide adenosyltransferase — MKSDTPFGLDSDREIERLIDEVMSSTLTDLTDEQYRKKMQRRKEVQDRRIAEAVPEKGLIIVNTGNGKGKTTAALGMVLRSLGHGYKVAIIQFIKGSWEPSEKQVFSLWEDQIEFHAMGEGFTWETQDRDRDLDKASAAWEKSLEYIRNPDFQLVLLDEINIALKMAYLQVEDVLAGLAQKPPNKHVILTGRGAPAALIERADLVTEMTLIKHPFRDQGVKAQAGIEF; from the coding sequence ATGAAAAGTGATACACCATTCGGGTTAGACTCAGATAGAGAAATTGAACGGTTAATAGACGAAGTTATGTCCTCAACCCTAACTGACTTAACTGATGAACAGTATCGCAAAAAGATGCAACGGCGAAAAGAAGTACAGGATCGCCGGATAGCTGAGGCTGTACCTGAAAAAGGGTTAATTATAGTCAATACTGGTAACGGTAAAGGTAAAACCACTGCGGCTTTGGGAATGGTGTTGCGATCGCTCGGTCATGGTTATAAAGTAGCCATAATCCAATTCATCAAAGGTTCTTGGGAACCATCAGAAAAACAAGTTTTCAGCCTTTGGGAAGACCAGATCGAATTTCACGCTATGGGCGAAGGCTTTACCTGGGAAACTCAAGATCGCGATCGCGACCTCGACAAAGCCAGCGCCGCTTGGGAAAAATCCTTAGAATATATCCGCAATCCCGATTTCCAGCTCGTGCTGTTGGATGAAATCAATATTGCCCTGAAAATGGCTTATTTACAAGTAGAAGACGTTTTAGCAGGTTTGGCACAAAAACCACCAAACAAGCACGTAATTCTCACAGGTAGAGGCGCGCCAGCTGCTTTAATCGAGCGAGCCGATTTAGTCACCGAAATGACTCTAATCAAACATCCTTTCCGGGATCAAGGCGTGAAGGCGCAAGCAGGGATTGAGTTTTAA
- a CDS encoding Mo-dependent nitrogenase C-terminal domain-containing protein, with translation MNTHKLDLLLPIRQKLDAIEIHNSKLARFLCRVIPASCPFESDIKLLGNLIIHIPPLCKLNPLYEQLRWNFSNICYFS, from the coding sequence ATGAATACACATAAATTAGATTTACTTTTGCCGATACGACAAAAGCTTGATGCTATCGAAATCCATAATTCCAAATTGGCACGATTCTTGTGCCGAGTAATCCCAGCTTCTTGCCCATTTGAAAGTGACATCAAACTGTTGGGGAACTTAATTATCCATATACCACCCTTGTGTAAGCTCAATCCTCTGTATGAGCAGCTTCGTTGGAATTTCAGTAATATTTGCTACTTTAGTTAA
- a CDS encoding helix-turn-helix domain-containing protein — translation MSNILLIDEHPETKNLLMKCLETAGFEVIFTENGLVSVQLAHEKFSTTTESKKSNTQKSIFPSIPRLCEVFEFIELNYHQSIRLKEVAQAVGYSSAYLTDLVRRLTGKTVNNWIIERRIVAASTLLLETNYSVDEIALKVGYQNINHFYCQFRDYYQNTPRAWRQAQRCKLGHNQILQPLEGITS, via the coding sequence ATGAGCAATATTTTATTAATTGATGAACATCCTGAAACCAAAAACCTCTTAATGAAATGCTTGGAAACAGCAGGGTTTGAGGTTATTTTCACAGAAAATGGTCTTGTTAGTGTTCAGTTAGCACATGAAAAATTCTCTACTACCACCGAAAGTAAAAAATCAAATACTCAGAAGTCAATATTTCCATCGATTCCCCGACTGTGTGAAGTTTTCGAGTTCATTGAATTGAATTATCATCAAAGTATTAGACTCAAAGAAGTAGCTCAAGCAGTTGGTTATTCCTCAGCTTACTTAACCGACTTAGTACGAAGACTTACCGGGAAAACAGTCAATAATTGGATTATCGAGCGTCGGATAGTGGCAGCAAGCACCTTACTTTTAGAAACTAATTACTCCGTTGATGAGATTGCGTTAAAAGTAGGTTATCAAAATATCAATCATTTCTATTGTCAGTTTCGCGATTACTATCAAAATACTCCCCGTGCTTGGAGACAAGCACAGCGTTGTAAACTGGGTCATAACCAAATACTGCAACCATTAGAAGGCATTACTAGTTAA